In the genome of Aspergillus flavus chromosome 8, complete sequence, one region contains:
- a CDS encoding phosphatidylserine decarboxylase-domain-containing protein, with the protein MSVPQYVAKEALVRDLRDFISRDADRTKRFNDAIATAVAGSAGAHDEMANEGIKTLDDYLRFCDDLLQWVPKVSSKGDELLQKILVFYWVFDQPALRGLQTEIQPQNSNTDLSWLSYWLVTFARQQGLFLSTPQSAASVYSFYRNEKYNQEADLWVEPKSGWVSFNHWFAREWKDIDSARPLAGPNDDKVIVSVADSKFNGDWDIVDGNVTISGIDAKGVEWPIDKLLQTTTIDYHNGTFMHAFLGPTDYHRQHAPVSGEIIEVKNIQDQVYLQVATKNGGHLSGDRRLIRNPHMITRRRERLLSGGHGYYNLDAPDNAGYQWCQTRGLIVIQTKDYGKVAVLPIGMAQVSSVVMTVKKGDHVKKGDNISYFQFGGSDVVVVFEKKVTFKSGLKPGETKLNVRSELARFQ; encoded by the coding sequence ATGTCCGTACCACAGTACGTCGCCAAGGAGGCTTTAGTCCGCGACCTGAGAGACTTCATCAGTCGCGACGCAGACCGTACCAAGCGCTTCAACGATGCCATCGCAACCGCTGTGGCCGGTAGCGCAGGTGCCCATGACGAAATGGCCAATGAAGGCATCAAGACCTTAGACGACTACCTCCGCTTCTGCGACGACCTTCTCCAATGGGTTCCCAAGGTCAGCAGCAAGGGCGACGAGCTCCTGCAGAAGATCCTCGTCTTCTACTGGGTCTTCGACCAGCCCGCACTCCGGGGTCTCCAAACGGAAATCCAGCCACAGAACTCCAACACCGATCTCAGCTGGCTTTCCTACTGGCTTGTAACATTCGCGCGCCAACAGGGCTTATTCCTGAGCACGCCGCAGTCCGCTGCCTCCGTGTACTCGTTCTATAGAAACGAGAAGTATAACCAGGAGGCCGATCTCTGGGTGGAACCCAAGTCCGGGTGGGTGTCGTTCAATCACTGGTTTGCTCGCGAGTGGAAAGATATCGACTCGGCTCGTCCGCTCGCGGGGCCAAATGACGACAAGGTCATTGTCAGTGTAGCCGACTCCAAGTTCAACGGTGATTGGGATATCGTAGATGGTAACGTTACCATCAGCGGCATCGATGCTAAGGGGGTAGAATGGCCGATCGACAAACTATTGCAAACCACGACGATCGATTACCACAACGGGACGTTCATGCATGCTTTCCTGGGCCCTACCGACTACCACCGCCAGCACGCGCCTGTGAGTGGTGAGATCATTGAGGTCAAGAATATCCAGGACCAGGTCTACCTCCAGGTTGCTACCAAGAATGGTGGTCACTTGTCCGGCGACCGAAGACTGATCCGGAACCCGCATATGATCACAAGACGCAGGGAAAGGCTCCTGAGTGGCGGTCATGGCTATTACAATCTGGATGCTCCGGACAACGCCGGTTATCAATGGTGTCAGACCCGTGGGCTCATCGTCATTCAGACGAAAGACTATGGTAAGGTCGCGGTGTTGCCCATTGGCATGGCTCAGGTATCATCCGTTGTGATGACCGTGAAGAAAGGCGACCATGTCAAGAAGGGCGACAACATCTCGTACTTCCAATTTGGGGGCTCGGACGTGGTTGTcgtcttcgagaagaaggtcacttTCAAGTCCGGTCTGAAGCCGGGTGAGACAAAATTGAACGTGCGGTCGGAATTGGCGAGGTTTCAGTGA
- a CDS encoding putative MFS monosaccharide transporter (unnamed protein product) produces the protein MGVETSAEHGEMISPAGAPQYSSQESVAANKPMEIGVDTPVPRITLRAFVMGAFVSMGGLLFGYDTGQISGFQEMDNYLERYGQLNDEGKYYFSHVRSGLIVSLLSIGTLIGALVAAPIADKLGRKWSITFWCIILNVGLIIQISSPAGKWVQMVMGRWVTGLGVGGCSLLVPMYQGESAPRQVRGAMISCYQLFVTLGIFLSYCINLGTEHLEGTEQWRITLGLTFLFALILGGGMACFPESPRFEFRHGRVDSARNTMSKLYGVPENHRVILQEIEEIQQQLDAESQEQVWHEFITAPRMLYRIALGMVLQSLQQLTGANYFFYYGTTIFQGAGISNSFITQVILGAVNFGTTFGGLYIVENFGRRKSLIAGAAFMFVCFMIFASIGHFMLDVQNPENTPGPGKGMVVVACFFITAYAMTWGPMIWAICAELFPSKYRAKGMALATASNWLWNFLIGFFTPFITGAIDFAYGYVFAGCLAVAALVVYFFVIEGKGRTLEELDWMYVNKVAPWKSSNFEMPSLHDQQYGNQHGRKESRSYHAENA, from the exons ATGGGTGTTGAGACTTCTGCCGAGCATGGGGAGATGATCAGCCCAGCTGGCGCTCCCCAATACTCCAGCCAAGAATCCGTGGCTGCTAACAAGCCTATGGAAATTGGTGTTGACACTCCCGTTCCCCGCATTACCCTGCGGGCGTTTGTTATGGGTGCCTTCGTTTCTATGGGTGGTCTTCTTTTCGGATACGACACCGGTCAGATCTCCGGTTTCCAGGAGATGGATAACTATCTTGAACGCTATGGTCAACTGAACGATGAGGGTAAATATTATTTCAGCCATGTCCGCTCCGGTCTTATTGTCAGTCTGTTATCCATCGGTACCTTGATTGGTGCTCTGGTTGCCGCTCCTATAGCCGATAAGCTTGGTCGTAAATGGTCTATCACTTTCTGGTGTATCATCCTCAATGTCGGCTTGATTATTCAGATCTCTTCCCCTGCCGGTAAATGGGTTCAGATGGTCATGGGCCGTTGGGTGACTGGTCTTGGCGTTGGTGGTTGCTCCCTGCTCGTTCCCATGTACCAGGGTGAGAGTGCTCCTCGCCAGGTCCGTGGTGCCATGATCAGTTGCTACCAGCTGTTCGTCACTCTTGGTATCTTCCTTTCCTACTGCATTAACTTGGGAACCGAGCATCTCGAAGGCACTGAGCAGTGGCGGATTACCTTGGGTCTTACCTTCCTCTTTGCTCTCATTCTCGGTGGTGGCATGGCTTGCTTCCCTGAGAGCCCACGTTTCGAGTTCCGTCACGGCCGTGTCGATAGTGCTCGTAACACCATGTCCAAGCTCTATGGTGTCCCCGAGAACCACCGCGTCATCCTCCAGGAAATCGAGGAGATCCAGCAACAACTCGACGCCGAATCCCAAGAGCAGGTGTGGCACGAGTTCATCACCGCTCCTCGCATGTTGTACCGTATCGCCCTGGGTATGGTTCTGCAGTCTTTGCAACAGCTGACTGGTGCCAACTACTTCTTCTATTAT gGTACCACTATCTTCCAAGGTGCCGGTATCTCCAACAGCTTCATCACCCAAGTTATTCTTGGTGCTGTTAACTTCGGTACCACTTTCGGTGGTCTCTACATTGTTGAGAACTTCGGTCGTCGCAAGTCTCTCATCGCTGGTGCTGCTTTCATGTTTGTTTGCTTCATGATCTTCGCTTCTATTGGCCACTTCATGTTGGACGTTCAGAACCCCGAAAACACTCCCGGACCTGGTAAGGGCATGGTTGTTGTCGCCTGTTTCTTCATCACCGCCTACGCCATGACCTGGGGTCCCATGATCTGGGCTATCTGCGCCGAACTGTTCCCTTCCAAGTACCGTGCCAAGGGTATGGCTCTGGCCACCGCATCCAACTGGCTCTGGAACTTCCTCATCGGTTTTTTCACCCCATTCATCACCGGTGCAATTGACTTTGCCTACGGATACGTCTTCGCTGGATGCTTGGCTGTCGCTGCTCTCGTCGTCtacttcttcgtcatcgagGGTAAGGGCCGCACTCTCGAGGAGCTCGACTGGATGTACGTCAACAAGGTCGCTCCCTGGAAGAGCAGCAACTTTGAGATGCCTTCTCTTCACGACCAGCAGTATGGCAACCAGCATGGTCGCAAGGAATCTCGCTCTTATCACGCCGAGAACGCATAA
- a CDS encoding uncharacterized protein (expressed protein) — MQSTHRPNSNTTRFYFRTPYNEANNTAKVISNSLRQLLADDTSKCLSIPGKKNGFWTDCYSLTPLEDSMGNKLRELEQYLQAMKAQLEMAPVPNWYTLPLKCQYKSNKVGSCWVEWYDAEPFVMARNASPKLLYLLDETSNGARLDTSSRYLDDGLLYPPRLWRS, encoded by the coding sequence ATGCAATCCACCCATAGGCCAAACTCAAACACCACTCGTTTCTACTTCAGAACACCTTACAACGAAGCCAACAACACAGCCAAGGTCATATCCAATTCCCTCAGACAGTTACTAGCAGACGATACCTCCAAATGCCTAAGCATTCCCGGCAAGAAAAATGGTTTTTGGACAGACTGTTACAGTCTCACGCCCCTCGAAGATAGTATGGGCAACAAACTCAGAGAACTAGAGCAATACCTACAGGCAATGAAGGCGCAACTTGAAATGGCTCCTGTTCCTAACTGGTACACCCTCCCGCTCAAATGCCAGTATAAGTCGAACAAGGTGGGATCTTGTTGGGTAGAATGGTATGATGCGGAGCCGTTTGTTATGGCTCGCAATGCTTCGCCGAAGTTACTCTATTTGCTGGACGAGACGTCGAATGGTGCACGTCTGGATACGTCTTCGAGATATTTGGATGATGGGCTTCTTTATCCGCCGAGGCTGTGGCGTAGTTAG
- a CDS encoding putative RNA exonuclease, which translates to MSDSKYSRTETNSYPNEKNANGTLSLTAPSDKGEWNTKDVGRQDNEGVELSGKKGSCPRKCMGQIIFLYILQNLTTDAGQSKGQRKKGKGKWQKVSLSEATKPTTPNKDWSVIPDPEQAKILQDLVALCRSTNPHVARMRHWNTSNGHETSPTRRSVVAIDCEMVPVGPGQNEVVQVCAVDVLSGEIVVDKGVVPTKPVTDWCTPWSGMTPQRLEDMKREGKTVNGWEEARAEVLKFVDGDTILVGHALRNDVRALKMQHAKVLDTATVTKHAVANEMVGSGCKRTWKLKTLCQDFLGINIQQSRNGHDCVEDTLATREVLLWCVRNPDKLKKWAVEQSAAIQAVSSSCSSGKELEDSTPFEGVEDWL; encoded by the coding sequence ATGTCTGACTCTAAGTATTCGCGGACAGAGACCAACTCCTACCCGAACGAAAAGAATGCGAACGGCACACTTTCGCTGACGGCCCCTTCAGACAAGGGGGAATGGAATACGAAGGATGTGGGGAGACAGGACAACGAGGGCGTTGAGCTCTCCGGAAAGAAGGGCAGCTGCCCACGAAAATGTATGGGGCAGATTATCTTCCTTTATATACTACAGAACCTAACAACGGATGCAGGCCAATCTAAAGGCcaacgaaagaaaggaaagggcaAATGGCAGAAGGTGTCTTTGTCCGAAGCAACAAAGCCGACGACTCCAAACAAAGATTGGTCGGTCATTCCAGACCCAGAGCAGGCAAAGATCCTGCAGGACTTGGTGGCATTGTGCCGGTCGACGAACCCACACGTTGCTCGGATGCGCCACTGGAATACTTCGAATGGGCATGAAACCAGCCCAACTCGGCGATCGGTCGTTGCCATCGACTGTGAAATGGTTCCGGTGGGCCCTGGCCAGAATGAGGTAGTCCAGGTCTGCGCCGTGGATGTACTATCCGGGGAGATCGTGGTCGACAAGGGTGTTGTTCCGACAAAGCCTGTCACAGATTGGTGTACACCGTGGAGTGGAATGACACCACAGCGCCTGGAGGATATGAAAAGGGAAGGCAAGACAGTAAACGGCTGGGAGGAAGCACGAGCGGAAGTCCTCAAATTTGTCGATGGCGATACCATCTTGGTTGGCCATGCGCTTCGAAATGATGTGCGTGCTCTGAAGATGCAGCACGCGAAGGTCCTCGATACCGCCACTGTTACAAAGCATGCGGTGGCCAATGAGATGGTGGGATCTGGTTGCAAGCGCACTTGGAagttgaagacattgtgtCAAGATTTCCTGGGGATAAATATCCAGCAATCTAGGAACGGACACGACTGTGTCGAAGATACGCTTGCGACTAGAGAGGTGTTGCTTTGGTGTGTCCGCAATCCGGACAAACTTAAGAAATGGGCAGTGGAGCAGAGTGCTGCGATACAAGCAGTATCAAGCTCCTGCTCTTCTGGAAAGGAACTTGAGGACAGTACACCGTTTGAAGGTGTTGAAGATTGGTTGTAG
- a CDS encoding peptidase S41 family protein, whose translation MCEMTEPIVVDGGLAHECLQSMPFDAQKGAKFVSELTKYIQFQSTIELLDDPPAGYLSAPTDLLGGMAEVLAKAKSNQFPSHYEFENAILRVLHSANDGHLGATLCSNTIFYFNNLVSLTSISSDGVQLPQLYTLEDADVLQKDPKIVSPVVSINGYEAVSYLNHYAESDHFQDPDARYNHLFPSNARYVAQQESTGTWTFNNGLWPGYAVQNLTFSNGTSLEVPTLAQVALEDFKYRNGSALWEDVCLTQSESASDDTEDSLSKRSDTAGKKAPSMYPKPIMRDEYNTISGYFLEDDEDVAALFVPSFETNKYEGDPLAFANHATDFVKKAVDAGKKKLIIDVSGNPGGNTASAYDLFRLFFPQTDMYTASRIRAHESVNLIGQALSSLTKDTDYYGAEGIALYDLVSPNQTYHFQSWEEYYGPQQVNGANLSQIAANFDFDVISGWETPIRGYGPVKLNDTESPFAPEDILIVTDGYCTSTCTLFTELMTHLGGVKTLAFGGRPQNGPMQAMGGSKGSQVASSALIDAWVEGAKILAEKSGQDEKPLFSLEQRRALNDSAPAVEELPFNLPSLSVNWKNSYLRDNHEIPVQFLYEPADCRLFYTWENYKSPATTWKDAARAWWGNGTCVPGLSAASRSTADGSPNN comes from the exons ATGTGCGAAA TGACTGAGCCTATTGTGGTCGACGGAGGGCTCGCACATGAGTGTCTCCAGTCCATGCCCTTTGACGCGCAAAAGGGGGCGAAATTTGTCTCAGAATTAACCAAATACATCCAGTTTCAATCGACGATAGAGCTCCTAGACG ACCCACCAGCTGGATATCTCTCAGCCCCAACAGACCTCCTTGGCGGTATGGCTGAGGTACTTGCCAAAGCGAAAAGCAACCAGTTCCCTAGCCACTACGAGTTCGAAAATGCCATCCTGCGAGTTCTTCATTCTGCAAATGACGGACATTTGGGCGCCACATTATGCTCAAACACAATCTTCTACTTCAATAATTTGGTATCATTAACATCAATATCGTCTGATGGCGTACAGCTTCCTCAGCTCTATACATTAG AGGACGCAGATGTTCTTCAAAAAGACCCGAAGATCGTCTCCCCCGTCGTCAGCATCAATGGCTACGAAGCTGTGTCATATCTGAATCATTACGCAGAGTCGGACCATTTCCAAGACCCAGATGCGAGATACAACCACCTCTTTCCCTCAAACGCTCGTTACGTAGCCCAGCAAGAATCGACAGGCACTTGGACGTTTAACAATGGGTTGTGGCCTGGCTACGCGGTTCAGAACCTAACCTTTTCCAACGGAACTTCACTGGAAGTACCAACACTCGCTCAGGTTGCGCTAGAAGATTTTAAGTACCGCAATGGCAGTGCTCTCTGGGAAGATGTATGTTTGACACAGTCAGAGTCGGCATCCGATGACACCGAAGACAGTCTATCAAAGAGGTCAGACACTGCCGGGAAGAAAGCACCGAGCATGTATCCAAAGCCTATCATGCGTGATGAGTATAACACGATCTCGGGGTACTTcctcgaagatgacgaggatgtcgCCGCACTCTTCGTACCTAGTTTTGAAACGAACAAATATGAAGGAGATCCATTGGCGTTTGCGAATCACGCCACAGACTTTGTCAAGAAGGCTGTCGATGCAGGCAAGAAAAAGCTGATCATTGACGTTTCAGGAAACCCTGGAGGTAACACTGCCTCCGCATATGACCTCTTtcgacttttctttccccagacGGACATGTATACAGCCTCTCGTATCCGCGCCCATGAATCGGTCAATCTCATTGGACAAGCACTGTCTTCATTAACCAAAGATACCGATTACTACGGAGCAGAGGGCATTGCTCTGTATGACCTTGTTTCTCCGAACCAAACGTACCATTTCCAGTCATGGGAAGAATATTACGGACCGCAGCAGGTGAATGGAGCCAACCTCAGTCAAATTGCCGCGAACTTCGACTTTGATGTGATATCTGGCTGGGAAACCCCTATCCGTGGCTATGGCCCTGTCAAGCTCAACGACACCGAGAGCCCATTCGCACCGGAGGACATTCTTATT GTGACGGACGGATATTGCACGTCAACTTGTACCCTTTTTACAGAACTGATGACTCACCTAGGTGGTGTTAAGACTTTGGCCTTCGGTGGCCGGCCACAGAACGGCCCTATGCAAGCAATGGGAGGATCTAAGGGCAGCCAGGTCGCCTCATCGGCTTTGATTGATGCCTGGGTTGAGGGCGCTAAGATTCTTGCTGAGAAGTCCGGGCAGGATGAAAAGCCTTTGTTCAGCCTAGAGCAGCGTAGGGCCCTGAATGATTCTGCCCCGGCAGTGGAGGAGCTTCCTTTCAACCTGCCTTCTCTGAGTGTTAACTGGAAGAACTCATATCTGCGCGACAACCACGAGATCCCGGTCCAATTCCTCTATGAGCCAGCTGACTGTCGCCTGTTCTATACCTGGGAGAACTACAAATCGCCTGCAACCACCTGGAAGGATGCCGCTCGCGCTTGGTGGGGTAATGGTACTTGTGTTCCTGGTTTATCTGCGGCTTCTAGATCCACGGCGGATGGAAGCCCTAACAACTAG
- a CDS encoding putative alkanesulfonate monooxygenase, producing MPVEFISLTFPNASTEIKPIPNATIDPEYLERYARNLDDYAFNYTLVPYDSSYFDPWTIGATIASKTKNLKIIIALRPNTLYPTVAAKALATLDQLSSGRVVVHFIAGGSDAEQAKEGDFLTKEQRYARLEEYIRILRRAWESADPFDWDGEYYQFKQFSNKVRPTKETIPVSVGGSSDDAYRIGGALADIFGLWGEPLKETKEQIEKIYAAAEKAGRTDRPRIWVTFRPIIAETEELAWEKAHRTLDALQANRPGGQGNAPSRPQNVGSQRLLDIAARGEVQDRALWYPTVVATNARGASTALVGSYQTIVDSILDYVDLGAELISIRGYDNLNDAIDYGRYILPPVRQALQERGAQPTA from the coding sequence ATGCCTGTTGAATTTATTAGTCTGACGTTTCCGAACGCCTCCACGGAGATCAAGCCAATCCCTAATGCAACAATCGACCCAGAATATCTTGAGCGCTACGCGCGAAACCTAGATGACTATGCATTCAACTATACGTTGGTGCCTTACGACTCATCCTACTTCGATCCCTGGACAATCGGAGCGACAATTGCCTCCAAGACAAAGAATCTCAAGATTATCATTGCTCTCCGACCAAACACATTGTACCCCACCGTGGCAGCAAAGGCACTCGCCACACTGGACCAACTCAGCTCCGGTCGTGTAGTGGTACACTTCATCGCCGGAGGTAGTGATGCCGAACAAGCAAAGGAAGGCGACTTCCTCACCAAGGAGCAACGTTATGCCCGTCTGGAGGAATATATCCGGATCCTCCGCCGGGCATGGGAATCGGCTGATCCCTTTGACTGGGATGGTGAATACTACCAGTTCAAGCAGTTCTCTAACAAAGTTCGTCCCACGAAGGAGACTATCCCTGTTTCCGTGGGCGGATCGTCCGACGACGCATATCGTATCGGCGGTGCACTGGCCGATATCTTTGGGCTTTGGGGCGAACCCTTGAAAGAAACCAAGGAGCAAATTGAGAAAATCTATGCCGCAGCCGAAAAGGCTGGTCGGACAGATCGTCCTCGCATCTGGGTGACTTTCCGACCCATCATTGCGGAGACGGAAGAGTTGGCCTGGGAGAAGGCGCACCGCACGCTGGATGCGCTTCAGGCAAACCGACCCGGTGGCCAGGGTAACGCGCCTTCTCGGCCACAGAACGTTGGGTCCCAGCGACTGCTGGATATTGCAGCTCGCGGCGAGGTGCAGGATCGCGCGCTTTGGTATCCGACCGTTGTTGCTACGAATGCTCGGGGTGCGTCAACTGCACTGGTTGGATCTTACCAGACGATTGTGGACTCGATCTTGGATTATGTTGACTTGGGTGCGGAACTGATCTCCATTCGTGGGTATGATAACCTCAACGACGCGATCGACTATGGAAGATATATTCTGCCGCCTGTCCGTCAGGCACTGCAGGAACGGGGAGCCCAACCTACGGCTTAG
- a CDS encoding putative RAC GTPase, which produces MSNIKRKLVVVGDTSCGKTSLLHAFTQGSPASGELPTLLDLHEVASPVPGSQTQLSLWDTANHGEFSKLRNLSYLLCDVVLICFSIDSPQSLSNVLIKWAPEVRHLSENKPTILVGCKKDLRCDQNLKSRNVFSQAMTKLVGRKKDLQSDQKTKASDALSQMPTEQVSHKDATKVCRQIGARQYLECSATTLEGVQQVFEAAARAVTHYKSG; this is translated from the coding sequence ATGAGTAATATCAAGCGCAAACTTGTGGTAGTCGGTGATACAAGCTGTGGAAAAACTAGTCTTCTTCATGCCTTCACCCAAGGCAGCCCCGCGAGCGGCGAATTACCTACTCTGTTAGACCTTCACGAGGTTGCCTCCCCGGTCCCGGGGAGCCAAACCCAACTCTCTCTTTGGGACACCGCCAACCATGGAGAGTTCAGCAAGCTTCGAAATCTCTCTTACCTCTTGTGTGATGTTGTCCTGATCTGCTTCTCTATTGATTCACCCCAGTCCCTCAGCAACGTGCTGATAAAATGGGCCCCAGAAGTGCGGCATTTGAGTGAGAATAAGCCGACTATATTAGTTGGTTGTAAAAAGGATCTCCGTTGCGACCAGAATCTGAAATCCAGAAATGTGTTCTCACAGGCCATGACGAAGTTAGTGGGTCGGAAGAAAGATTTGCAGTCTGATCAAAAGACGAAAGCGAGTGATGCGCTCTCCCAGATGCCAACGGAGCAGGTCAGCCATAAGGACGCTACCAAGGTTTGTCGTCAGATTGGGGCTAGGCAATACCTCGAATGCTCAGCTACGACTTTGGAGGGAGTTCAGCAAGTGTTTGAGGCCGCTGCGCGCGCCGTCACCCACTATAAAAGTGGTTAG
- a CDS encoding kelch repeat protein yields MARAVWTNLLSDDSIQRSSQTLSVLAGNAYLYGGELRPREPVDSAVYRITLDNEQLSDIKLSTITSTSGSPQPRVGSASTTIDGKIYIFSGRGGTAMAPIEEAGSFWIFDPNTSTWQQVKPADPQSTYPAGRSYHTLTNNGRDTIFLHAGCPEKGRLSDLWAFNISTRQWRELAPAPKPERGGTSIAYAEGKLFRMNGFDGKTEQGGALDVYDPENNTWSTIAYPADGVSGPGARSVSCLLSLKVAGKPSLVTAFGERDPSSLGHQGAGKMLSDVWLFDIQSGKWTEVQADGGNAPEARGWFDADVIANASGDSIVVHGGLAESNERLGDIWRLDF; encoded by the exons ATGGCACGCGCTGTGTGGACAAACCTTCTTTCGGACGACTCTATCCAGAGGTCGTCGCAAACCCTATCGGTCCTTGCGGGCAATGCGTATCTGTACGGCGGGGAGCTGCGACCCCGTGAGCCAGTGGACTCGGCTGTGTATCGCATCACCCTCGACAACG AACAACTCTCGGACATCAAACTATCCACGATTACCAGCACGTCCGGGAGCCCGCAACCTAGAGTAGGCTCTGCATCGACCACGATCGATGGCAAGATCTACATCTTCTCGGGTCGTGGAGGCACTGCCATGGCTCCGATCGAGGAAGCCGGTTCATTCTGGATATTCGATCCTAATACCAGCACCTGGCAACAGGTGAAGCCCGCAGACCCCCAGTCTACATACCCAGCCGGACGCAGTTACCACACCCTCACGAACAACGGCAGAGACACTATCTTTCTCCACGCCGGCTGCCCCGAAAAGGGTCGGCTTTCTGATTTGTGGGCGTTCAACATATCCACTCGTCAATGGCGAGAATTAGCCCCCGCCCCCAAGCCAGAACGAGGCGGTACATCCATTGCCTATGCGGAGGGCAAGCTGTTCCGGATGAATGGCTTTGATGGGAAAACAGAACAAGGCGGTGCATTGGACGTGTATGACCCGGAGAACAACACATGGAGCACCATCGCGTATCCGGCCGATGGTGTTTCTGGGCCAGGTGCACGTAGTGTGAGTTGCTTGCTCTCGCTTAAGGTTGCCGGGAAGCCGAGCCTTGTTACTGCGTTCGGTGAACGTGATCCTAGCAGCCTGGGACACCAGGGAGCAGGTAAAATGCTTTCCGACGTGTGGCTTTTTGATATTCAGTCTGGAAAGTGGACGGAAGTCCAGGCTGATGGCGGAAATGCCCCCGAGGCTCGAGGATGGTTCGATGCCGATGTGATTGCAAATGCTTCAGGGGATAGTATTGTTGTCCACGGTGGACTGGCTGAGTCGAATGAGCGGCTTGGGGATATATGGAGACTTGACTTTTGA
- a CDS encoding putative iron-regulated transporter, producing the protein MAARMTRPSTPSEYSPLLSADPEAVDHGHSTFPHGQHEPPVANAPPSRLARRLYISHFLSTWNSRVFEFGAVLYLASIYPGTLLPMSVYALSRGVAAILLAPAVGHYIDTGNRLQVVRVSIVLQRIAVSASCVIFYLLAIGQPALSEIDSILLIALALLACIEKLCSIMNLVSVERDWVVVVAGNDHDSLKTTNAQMRRIDLICKLIGPLAIALVDGVSTKFAILFNLGMNICSVVVEYFSIARVYYEVPELQERKTKADHDSPSRESDQQSIMARLSHYWHRLTRKALGDFASYFRHPVFLPSFAGALLYLTVLSFAGQMVTWLLSTGYDSTHVGIARTLAVAFEVLATWIAPWLMGRIGPTRAGLWLANWQLASLVAGISIFWIFPDQPLISASGLVGGTILSRVGLRGFDLCVQILVQEGVEAENRGNFSSIETAWQNAFEIGSFISTIVFSQPDQFEWPALISVIAVGLAGMLYTVFVRMQRGHLIHVPKWIAAPGMLQQTRERCIDRISSASDF; encoded by the exons ATGGCAGCACGCATGACCCGGCCATCAACTCCTTCAGAGTACTCACCTCTGCTTTCTGCTGACCCAGAGGCCGTTGATCATGGACACTCAACATTTCCTCATGGTCAGCATGAGCCCCCTGTAGCGAATGCGCCCCCAAGCAGGCTTGCACGTCGTCTGTACATCTCCCACTTCTTATCAACATGGAACTCTCGCGTCTTTGAGTTTGGGGCTGTCCTCTACCTGGCTTCGATTTATCCGGGAACCCTGCTACCTATGTCCGTCTATGCCCTTTCCCGAGGCGTTGCAGCAATTCTCCTGGCACCAGCCGTGGGGCATTATATCGATACAGGAAATCGACTGCAGGTAGTTCGAGTCTCGATTG TGCTACAAAGAATCGCGGTCTCCGCATCTTGCGTGATATTCTACTTGCTTGCAATCGGGCAACCGGCGCTCAGCGAGATTGATAGTATTCTGCTCATAGCATTAGCCCTCCTTGCCTGTATCGAGAAGCTGTGCTCTATCATGAATCTGGTATCTGTTGAGAGAGACTGG gttgtggttgttgcaGGAAACGATCACGATAGCCTCAAGA CTACGAATGCCCAGATGCGACGGATTGACCTCATCTGTAAACTTATCGGGCCGCTCGCCATAGCCTTGGTCGATGGTGTGTCGACTAAGTTTGCCATTTTGTTCAATCTGGGAATGAACATCTGTTCTGTAGTTGTTGAATACTTTTCGATAGCCAGG GTATACTATGAAGTACCCGAGTTGCAAGAGCGAAAGACGAAAGCAGACCACGATTCGCCAAGCAGAGAGTCCGACCAACAAAGTATCATGGCGCGCCTCTCGCACTATTGGCATCGTCTGACACGGAAGGCTTTAGGTGATTTTGCCTCTTACTTCCGTCACCCCGTTTTCCTCCCGTCATTCGCTGGAGCTTTACTATACCTCACCGTCCTCTCATTTGCCGGGCAAATGGTCACATGGCTCCTGTCGACAGGCTACGACTCCACACATGTCGGCATTGCAAGAACCTTAGCTGTCGCCTTTGAAGTCCTAGCAACATGGATCGCTCCTTGGCTGATGGGGAGAATCGGTCCCACTCGAGCCGGGCTTTGGCTCGCTAATTGGCAGCTTGCGTCACTGGTAGCTGGAATATCCATCTTCTGGATATTCCCCGATCAGCCCCTGATCTCTGCGTCGGGACTGGTAGGAGGAACAATTCTTAGCCGAGTCGGATTACGAGGCTTTGATTTGTGCGTGCAAATCCTTGTTCAGGAG GGCGTCGAAGCCGAAAACCGAGgcaatttctcttccatAGAGACTGCATGGCAGAATGCCTTCGAAATCGGCTCGTTTATCTCTACTATAGTCTTTTCGCAACCAGACCAGTTTGAATGGCCGGCGCTGATCAGTGTCATTGCTGTTGGCCTTGCTGGGATGCTTTATACGGTCTTTGTTCGCATGCAGCGTGGACATTTGATCCATGTCCCGAAGTGGATTGCGGCTCCAGGAATGCTGCAACAAACGAGGGAGAGGTGCATTGACCGGATTTCTTCGGCGTCGGACTTTTAG